The Nomia melanderi isolate GNS246 chromosome 3, iyNomMela1, whole genome shotgun sequence genomic interval aattatatttttagtcGTTCCGTGGAATTTTTTTGGCGACCGGTCCGCCGATTTTCGCCGGGTCCCGCGATCCTCAATCGCCGCTTCTCCTCGTCCTCCGCGGTTTCGCCGCGGAACGGCATCGCCGGACGATACCGTAACGGGTTACGCAACGCGGAAACATTCTCTCTCTCGTGCTTGACCTTGTTGCACCGGGCCCGCGCCGCGGTTGTACACgcatttcgttttctttttcaacgGCCGCCCGATCACCGGCCTCTGCTGGCTCGGCTTTTTTTCCTCGCTTTTTTACGTAACGCTCGCAGGCCAGAAAACGTTCCGGTTTTATGTAACCTCGGGCAATCGGAATGACTCCGTTCACCGATTATTGTTCGCGGAGACGGATCGGAGATAAGGCGCGCGCACCTTATCGCGCGGGGTCGCTCGATTTAGCGGGCGAACTGAGGTTTGTCgaggaatattttcgaaaaacggTCCCCGTCTGGCAAAGTTCAGTCGTTTTATAACGTTACGCGCGCTGATACGGCGCGGAAGTTTTTGTTGTCTGGCCGGCTGACCGCGGTTATCGGTCACGTGCGAAAAATGGAACGTGGCGAACAACCAACGCGGACTGATGCAGATTTCACCGTTTCCTTTCGTTGGTGGGTTCGCTGATTAGTGATTGAGGTTTTTTGATGATCTTGGACTTGAATGGTGGAACAGGGAATTGGAAATTTGtatgaatgtataaaatttaatattacacacgTGAGAAAAAGGTAATATGCGGACGACCGACGCGAGTTGACACATCTTTCGTTGCATTTCCGATGGAGTGGATCTTTTGATTGGTAATTTGTACTATTTCGgctattttgttttaaaataagcTGTGCCAATGCTGATTTACGTGAATGcccaaaatataatattataatagatgaattaatttgttttattataatattcgtctccttatatttttattaagctAAAACATATTCCAAATTCAAACTGAAAAGGCTAAGAAACATTCTATGCATTCGAACTGCATAACTATTTTATGAAAACAGTTGATTGCCAGCAGGTACACAATAACAGAAACGCACAAATCGTGCGGAACGTTAACTGTTTACAGCCGAACGATGCCAAATAACGAATCAAAAGTGGCTAGCGAATTAAAGTAGGAGGGTGGAACGTTGTTCAGTGTGGTACTCGAAATTCGAGCACAATAACAAGGAAAACCATGGACGGATCGCAGGTTTTTGCTGTTCGGCAGATCGTAGGCAAACATTTCACGCGGCAAAACGTGGCTATAGACTTTAGAAAACGCAGCAGGCGAGCCGAATAAAGAGCCGGGTGTGTTCATTCCACGTGGTTCGAGTGCAATAAGGTTACAGACGAACGGATTTGTTGCGCGATCCTCCTCCGATCGGATAGGCCGGCGTGACGGGCGGCGTTGTCGCTCGCCGGAGAGCCCTTGAAACTCTTTTCGAGCGGCTGGCGGACCGTGCGACACATTCGTTAAGGCACTCACGTGTCGGCGCACTCGCTCGTGAAAGTACGTAATAGTCGCTTGAAACGTAGATCCGTCCAATTATCACGCCAACGTATCGGGCGCAAATTGTTGCCGGGATGATGCTTTTTCACCGGCTATGCGCCGACGGCTGCTGACGCTAGCCGGATTCAAACAGGACCAAGCATATAGCAAGTAAATGTGATTGTTGGTTAGACAAAAGTCTTGGTAAGAAGTGGTGAAAATTATTCGTAAGGTTGTGATGCAgtgcagaatatttttaatgtctcGCGGGAATAAGTATATTGCATGAGATAATATTTTCTTGCATATCGTTGGAAGGAGAACCTTTTTTATGCACTTGACATGCTTATTCTCGATCTTATGCTTCTTTGTTTGCGTgttttaagaattgtttttaacCTGTGCTTCTTTGTTACATTTTCGAAACATTGTTTTTACCCTTTGATCCTCTGTTATGTCTTTGAAATATCGTTTTCGATCTTTATTTCTTTGTCgcgtttttcaaatattgttcggaaaatgataaagaaaatcTGAAAGCTCCATGAAGTTTCGGTTTTATTAGAGTCCACATTTTTGGATATGACAAGTCCTCGAATTTGTAGTAGGGACGATAGGTCGTGTTACAGTAATCATTAACATCGGATTAAGAGTTGACACTCGGTTGACGCCTTTTTTTAAAATCGCGGATTTGCGGTCGGCTCAGTGCGGACCAAATTGCGCGAGCGCGAAAAGTCAATATTTGTTGGCAGTTCTCACCCTCCGGCTCTTTCGTTTTTTCTCCGTCAATAGCGGAAGATTAAAGACTTGACGATCTAAAGAGCGGAGGTTTTCAAATTTTACCAGTGTCTATGATTCTAGGAAGCTTTATTTTGATCGATGATTCCAACATTTGAAAACCTTTCGAAATCAATGtcccttaacactggaactatcgagcACTCAAATTACCTTTCTAACATTTTCTTATAGAAGCTCCTGAAatgcatttattaagatttcgtTGGACTTACAATTCAGTTGGCGCAccactaaatcagtttctttagcaATTTTTCAGAAATGCATCTGccatcttttcaataatcgtgAAAAAAGAAATCTAGAAATAGATCATCTCTtgagttaaatatttttcgaatgataaaaaaataattcctcATTCACCTTTCTGTTCGAATTTTCTTTTTGTCGTTCACAAAACTTGttgtatatttagaaaaattaacagattcaaaaggaaaagaaaaacacgAAAGTTTATCGAACATTGCTCGCTATTTAGTCGGGAACTCTGGCTCAAAAGGGCGAAAGGGAAACGAGTGCGCTCGGCGGTTGTGAAAAGCGTTTGAAAAAACGGAGCAGAGAAAAAAGAGCACACGGTTCTAGACGTGTCGAGAGCACTCCTCGTTGATATATAATAATCGCTTCCGCGCTTTTCCAGGCTTTTAGGCGTATTTTCTTATCCATTTCATTGCTGCCCCTGTTATCTCTGCgattgaaagaagaaaaaaaagggaaaaagaaatagGTAGAAAGGACGAAAAACACTGTCGTTGACTCGCATTCGAGGGAACGTTGACATCGTCGCCTCTTTCCCTCGAGAGGGCCACCGTGATCGAGGAAAGGTTGCGTTTCTCTGATCTATGAAACGAGTATCGGCTCCCATCTCTTTCGAGTTTCCTCCCCTGCGGTACCGAAACAACCGCAGGGAAAGTATTTttaacgtaaaatattttagtatttcacCTCAAAGGAAAAATTTACACGCACGAGATCCCGGCgtactttttatcttttatttctttttcagttgTACAGTGGAAAAGTATTTGATGACAGTTCTTATTGATCGTTCATTCGGTGCAACCGACAGTATCTCGGACAATAAGTTAGAGCTCTAACGTTTCCTTTAGGAACAAACCTTATCCTCCTTTCCTTTTTGTCCTTTCCATCTTCATCGGAAATAGAGTAATTTCTTTTCCTGTGAAGTGAACACAAATACAGGAACCTATACGGTTTATGACTATCATACATGTAATTATAGATTGTTGATCGTTAAACATGGCTAACGACCTCAGGTGTTCAAGCAacgttataaaaattgattttaaaataacgCAAGAAAGATAAAGTAAGATAGATTAAGTAAACCTATTTTCTGGTCGACAGAGGAGGATTCGAAGACAACAGCCAAGGACTTAGAGTCGCACGAGGAAGCGACGTTGCCCAAAGAAGCCTCCTCCTCGAAGGACATAACGAAATCCTCTAGTAATACCAATTTACCGCCTACCAGGATCCCTACAAAGTTAACACCATTGAAGAAACCAGAGAAACTAGAAGGAGTGCGACGGAAAGAGAGTCCTAGCCAGGAGAAGCAGTTCAAACCTCAGAATGATCAGAAGCTGGACACTCCTTTAGCGACCGATAGAGCCTCCAGAGACTATaccaatttgaaatttcaagacCCCAAGTTCTACGAGTGTCCGAAGCTTCTCGAAAATGCTGCTTCGACGTCTGCAACTGGAATAACGGCGAGCACACCGCCGAAAAAAGAGCTAGACTTGAAAGAAGTACTGAAAAGGTCCGAGTCTCTCAGCCCGAGAAACGAGAAATGGGAACAATTGTCCTGCAAGTTTAGTTCCGAGGAGAGTATCATAGATATCGATAAACTGAGCGCTTCCACGTTGTTCAAGTCGGAGAAGACAGAGAAGTTCGACAAAGAGAAACACCCCAGCCAGTTCGGGCAGCAGAAGGAGCTCACTCTGAGCGGCGGGGGGACTATGTTTCTGAAGAGCAACAGGAGTAGAGATAATACGCCTAGTCAAGAGGCTGCTAAGCTCGATGACTTCCGGTCCGTGGCGATTACCGACGATACCACCACCGTTGGGGGAGACCGGCTCAAGTCCATTCTCAGGGAGAAGCAGACTGAAGATGGTAAGAGATTTCTATGGTTTTGAAGATTTAGTAAACGACTCGTTGTTTAGATGAATCTGTTTTCGAGTTAATTTAAAGATGAAAGGGTTTATTGGTCGTTGAAGTTTTGCTTTATTGTAACACTGTAGAGAGTAGTTTGGATAATTAGagaatgatttttcaatttgaaataatttatcaattttaatattatattgtaaaattcaGTTTTAACAGCTACAGCAAAACTCAAGGAACTCAGCAGaacgaaatattcttttattataatataatatttctttacataatttacaaacattgaccctaattcaaaataaataattaattctggTTCCTTTATAGTAGAAGACAGACCAGTGGATGAAGAGCGTAAGAGCGTTCGATTCGACATAGAAAGGGAAGTGGACATTAAGTTCACGTATTCAGCATCAGAAGACGACTGGGAGTCCGAATCAGAGGAGCAAAACGTGCGGATATCCGCCGTTGTCACAAACAAAGTCACCGGTTCGATCCTATCCTCTCAAAGATCCATTACCCAGAGTTTCGACGACGAGAACAAAGAAGACTCCGAGAGCAAGCTCGACGAAGACACGAAGAGGAGCTCATCGTCAGAAAAGACAGACCCCTCGAAGAAGAATGTCAAGATCGTTGGCAAGAGGTTTGTCGTTCAAAACGTTTCGGAAACTGAACATCGTAGCCAAATGGCGAAAGAGAGCGTATCCAGGGAGAGTATATCTAGAGAAAGCAGCCTGGACTACGTACCAAACAAATTCGACAAAGTAAAAAACATCGATCTAGTCTCGAAGAGTGAAACAGACTGCAGCGTGGCGAAGAGCAGTGACTCCGACGAACTCAGGAAGAATAAAATAGAGACTGAGAAGCCAAACAAATCGGCAATAAGGTTCTCTGATGAGAGACAAGGGGATGATGAAGTCACGTTCGACCTGTCCAGAGTCATCCAGGGATTGGATCTTCAGAGGCAAGACAGCGAAGACTCTAGAACGGTATCGTTCGGCGATGCTGTTCCGCGGCGGAATCGCGGAGGACGAGGAGAAACGGCGATCGAGGATCGCGGAACCCGCAGGAAATCGGCGGATCGGCCACCGAAAAGATTCCATCGGAGACTCTACAGGCAGACCGAAATTGATTTGTTAAAGTGGGAGTATTGTGAGAAGCTGGAGAAAACAGAGAAAGACCTCGAGAAGAATTTTATAGCAGAGAAGAAGCTGTTGGAGAAGAATCTAAGTGACAGGTTGGAGGCGCTAAGACGAGACATGGCTGAGAAGGTAGATCGCTAAAACCCTAATTTTTCTAATCCAGTAAACATGAATTCATTCGATCGTACGTTACGttatattatgtaatactaAACGTATTAAACGCGTCccttttttaatgaataacTCATTGATCTTACAGGAGGAGCGAGAGATCAAGAACCTGATCGCCGAAATGGACGAATCGAGGCTCGAGAACCTGAAGAAAGTGAAGGCAGAGTTAGAGGTCTGCTACGAGAAGGAGAGACAAGAGATTCTGAGTAACTTGAAGACAGAACTAGACGAAAGAAAGAGGGAATTATTAGAGTTAAGGAACCAAGAAATGGGGAAATTAGAAGATGAGCATGAACGCGATCTGGGAGAGGAAAAGCTCGCCAAGTTGAGTGAGATGGACCTGACGAAACAGCACACGGAGAGGATCGAAACTCTGAAGAAGGAATTGGAGAAAGAGTTTGACGAGCTATGCGCCGATCTGCGGTTGCAGCAGAGGGAGAAAATCAGAAAAATGACAGAAGAACACGAGAAGTGCCTAGCGGATATTCTGCGTGATTTCCGGATCGACGTGAGTACCTGACGATGCATATTATTCTAAGTACTCGAGGTTGTTTACATGCTGACGTTTGTCGTTGCGCAACCCCGCCGACTCCCATCGGGCGCGACGTCAACGCGGCTTCACATGTTACCTCGAATCCATCCTTGTTTAAGGAAATTAGGTTATTTATGGGCGATAGAAACGATTGCGGTTATGCAATGGCTAGTTAACTCTGGCTCGAGGCGTTCGTACGACGCAGACCTCGTTAGCCCGCAACTTCTTTTCTGCGAACGCAATAAAATGGCTCGCGACGAGCTCCTTCGGTGTTAATGGATTCGTCATTCGATTTCGCCTATGATTGTGTAACGCTGTCCCGAATGCCTCGGAATGGATTTGAAGGTTTACGTGTAACGAGACGGGCTGAGGAAATCGTTCTTCTTtcccaaaaaataaatatattgcttGCGTGTGAGCCGTTCGTCGGGCAAATCGCTTAACATTTTACtgaattttcttcaaatttcattatcataACGATTCtcgaatttttatgtttaaaagaaattttctcatTATCGGGCTTATAGTAGCATGGAATAACGAAAATTTTGTTAACCATGCAGAAGttgcattattaataattattacttcaaGGATATTTAACGCATCTTCAATGTTGCTTAGAGTAAAATTACATCTGTAGCAATAAAGTAATGTATATTCTATAATGTTTACTTGATTATCCAGTTAAAGAGAAATTTTAGAAAACCATGAATGCTATTACATTAATCGATTTGACCAATGTGTTGCTTATTTGACGTATCATATAAGCGTATATTAcgaagatttatattttaagaaataataaagcaTATCGTTGGAAACACACCGGTAGATATATCGTATCTTTCGGACATGCTCGAAACGACGTTAAGTATATCcggtcagttttatatactttggaCGATTTCACAAGCGTGCCAAGAATATTAGTAACGCCACAGAAATTGTTTCACGAATTTATGTATTAGATGAGCTTCTAAACGGCCTAATAGCTTTTCTACGCATTACTATCAACTGTGCAAACGAGTAACACTCTATTTCTCAATAGGGTTACAAATGTaatgtgaattaaaaatatttttgttaggcAGTGTTTAGGAGAAATCTCACTATGACGGAGAACAGTGACaatattgtgaatatttttagtattaagtATTGATTCGAAAATGATTAGAGAACATTATGGCTTAACAGTGACGCtggtatgaaataataaaaataatattaaatacgctGGCTCTGTGTCCTAATACTTAACTCCCATCCACGAGTGTTAGGAGATAAAACTTATCACAAATTATGATTActacaattaattaaacatcATTCAATTTTAGCCCATATCGCAATGAATCCAGAAAAGCTTACATAATTTCACAGGTTTCAATCATCACGCAATAAATCCTCCTAAATTATTCTATACTTAACCAACTTACGATCCAAGTTGTACCATACATGAATCATTGTCATCTGATAGGCTAGCAACGAGTGTCCTCACAAAATGAAATCCTATATCCAAATCCTAGCACCAGCCATACCTGCTATCGCAATGGATGTTCAATCAACTGCGTCAAGGAAGACTGTGGGATCAGTCAGTATTTGTCGTTCGATGTTTCTCGACGTTTTCACGTGTGAAACCCATGTGTCCCTCCGAAAACGCGTTTCAAGTAAGTTTGTCTGCTGCCTTTTCAGGAGACCGTAGCCACGCAGCAGATCTACAAGCAGCGTTTAGGGGAAATCCGGCCCGACCTGTCGAGAGACGCAGAAATCAAAACGAGGAAGCTGGTTGATCAGCGATCTTTCCAACAGGACACCGTGGATATCGAAAAGATGAGGTCCGAGAACCGTCTAATGCAAGACAAGTACACAGCACTCAGGGAGAAGTACAATAAGTTGAAGAACGACGTTCGTCTGGCTGTCGAGAGGAGGAGAAGGAAGGTGGAATACACCACCGCCTCCGAGACCGAGAGATCGACGTCCACGAGGACGAGGACCGATCGAACCGAGTCATCGGAACAAAAGTGAGTCAGAATTAACGTTCAGTTACTCTGGTGAATCGTTCGTGCCAACCACTTGCACTTTCGAGCTCCTAAGATTCAAAATTTGTAACGATTAAAAATTCAAGATACAGTGTAAGAATAATGATATCTTTTGGAGTTAATATTCagctgaaaataattttcggTCAGTACAGCACCTTTCAAATCGTGAAGTTTTTTTATTTGGGCGAATGGTTGGTACTCTGTGTAATATTACAAGTAGCAGAGTGCTTATAGATGTGATAGCTGTTTCAAGTACCGTGGAAGCATGATCTTGCACTTGAATATATTGGGTACCTTTGTCGTTCTCAGGTGTCTCAGAGCACAATTCACACTAGATGGAAGTCTATTTAACGAACTATACCCAGTGTATTCCAACAAGTATTTCAcatgaatcatattaaatgtaCTAATACTCCTGCACATTACATTTATCTCATCACCGCCTCAGTACCTTCACAGTCAGTATCACGTACCCGAAATAACCATGCggatattgtaatataatctGTCTCTAAAGTATCCTCGGGGCAAACGCAATAACGTTTAACACCTCCAGCAAGATGTTAACCAGAGCTCGGcacgttcaatttattttatactgaaGTATATACTCTAactctgtatatatatatattaatctcAAACTGCACCTGCGGTTTTATcctttttattaacacgttaccTCAGTCAGCGATAACTGATGTAACATGCCTAACCGCACAACTAAAAAAAGGAGAGTGGGGATAACGATTAAGCACAGGTAGTGAACgattgaatatttgattgatAGGGACATTAGCGAGGACGTGTTCGCATCTTGACGTTGCTGAGACAGCCTAACGGCGAAAGCGTTAGCTACCCGTTGCCTAGTGTCGGAAGCGATTGGCTACACATGTTACGATTAAATCAGAGAAAAAGCCCCACGGTGTCTCGCTGATTCTTGACGC includes:
- the Cep164 gene encoding centrosomal protein 164 isoform X3 — translated: MQISPFPFVEEDSKTTAKDLESHEEATLPKEASSSKDITKSSSNTNLPPTRIPTKLTPLKKPEKLEGVRRKESPSQEKQFKPQNDQKLDTPLATDRASRDYTNLKFQDPKFYECPKLLENAASTSATGITASTPPKKELDLKEVLKRSESLSPRNEKWEQLSCKFSSEESIIDIDKLSASTLFKSEKTEKFDKEKHPSQFGQQKELTLSGGGTMFLKSNRSRDNTPSQEAAKLDDFRSVAITDDTTTVGGDRLKSILREKQTEDVEDRPVDEERKSVRFDIEREVDIKFTYSASEDDWESESEEQNVRISAVVTNKVTGSILSSQRSITQSFDDENKEDSESKLDEDTKRSSSSEKTDPSKKNVKIVGKRFVVQNVSETEHRSQMAKESVSRESISRESSLDYVPNKFDKVKNIDLVSKSETDCSVAKSSDSDELRKNKIETEKPNKSAIRFSDERQGDDEVTFDLSRVIQGLDLQRQDSEDSRTVSFGDAVPRRNRGGRGETAIEDRGTRRKSADRPPKRFHRRLYRQTEIDLLKWEYCEKLEKTEKDLEKNFIAEKKLLEKNLSDRLEALRRDMAEKEEREIKNLIAEMDESRLENLKKVKAELEVCYEKERQEILSNLKTELDERKRELLELRNQEMGKLEDEHERDLGEEKLAKLSEMDLTKQHTERIETLKKELEKEFDELCADLRLQQREKIRKMTEEHEKCLADILRDFRIDETVATQQIYKQRLGEIRPDLSRDAEIKTRKLVDQRSFQQDTVDIEKMRSENRLMQDKYTALREKYNKLKNDVRLAVERRRRKVEYTTASETERSTSTRTRTDRTESSEQNTPVRKTRSSSATRNGKPQEAQPAVEQSGDHQQEPDVSGAQKPAATGFQKMATAAGASKSAARIESDDTITASETNANTTKNKKKSFTKRTSSLSRASSNAANNNNNNPENPVENIRKQLEKLEDLGDQLPSNETAYTLRYPFQDKAPVNASSELEFFRHRIHVERDSVRRAQEALRDQEDAFQGRQKAWKQSSARATLEQLVQKERELSDMEVNLHRTKSLLGEKVIHLRHLEQTLERVANARRNENDASSTRNDELTLSDMSSASSGFSSTDLGTDTFIDKPDHYQESTEIIASLENLNSEIREIWSVLNKRQDSNVPPPPTLMYSYLRWLRFHHLAAQPNNVQGTFGTPNIQSNILSQLTAAQPPTTTQNIIAQYGPNSGFTTSVGTVEKTTSNLMERTWNLRDWLRQARVENTDLINPGQATL
- the Cep164 gene encoding centrosomal protein 164 isoform X2 encodes the protein MSISQDSAATIVCREVFDATSHPSDEEVLEYARRLGIDPDAEPHLMDLAREGLMAALPKGWRPCYHEATGAWYYYQTSTGTTTWEHPLDAVYKELVEQARAGNARQMSVEEDSKTTAKDLESHEEATLPKEASSSKDITKSSSNTNLPPTRIPTKLTPLKKPEKLEGVRRKESPSQEKQFKPQNDQKLDTPLATDRASRDYTNLKFQDPKFYECPKLLENAASTSATGITASTPPKKELDLKEVLKRSESLSPRNEKWEQLSCKFSSEESIIDIDKLSASTLFKSEKTEKFDKEKHPSQFGQQKELTLSGGGTMFLKSNRSRDNTPSQEAAKLDDFRSVAITDDTTTVGGDRLKSILREKQTEDEDRPVDEERKSVRFDIEREVDIKFTYSASEDDWESESEEQNVRISAVVTNKVTGSILSSQRSITQSFDDENKEDSESKLDEDTKRSSSSEKTDPSKKNVKIVGKRFVVQNVSETEHRSQMAKESVSRESISRESSLDYVPNKFDKVKNIDLVSKSETDCSVAKSSDSDELRKNKIETEKPNKSAIRFSDERQGDDEVTFDLSRVIQGLDLQRQDSEDSRTVSFGDAVPRRNRGGRGETAIEDRGTRRKSADRPPKRFHRRLYRQTEIDLLKWEYCEKLEKTEKDLEKNFIAEKKLLEKNLSDRLEALRRDMAEKEEREIKNLIAEMDESRLENLKKVKAELEVCYEKERQEILSNLKTELDERKRELLELRNQEMGKLEDEHERDLGEEKLAKLSEMDLTKQHTERIETLKKELEKEFDELCADLRLQQREKIRKMTEEHEKCLADILRDFRIDETVATQQIYKQRLGEIRPDLSRDAEIKTRKLVDQRSFQQDTVDIEKMRSENRLMQDKYTALREKYNKLKNDVRLAVERRRRKVEYTTASETERSTSTRTRTDRTESSEQNTPVRKTRSSSATRNGKPQEAQPAVEQSGDHQQEPDVSGAQKPAATGFQKMATAAGASKSAARIESDDTITASETNANTTKNKKKSFTKRTSSLSRASSNAANNNNNNPENPVENIRKQLEKLEDLGDQLPSNETAYTLRYPFQDKAPVNASSELEFFRHRIHVERDSVRRAQEALRDQEDAFQGRQKAWKQSSARATLEQLVQKERELSDMEVNLHRTKSLLGEKVIHLRHLEQTLERVANARRNENDASSTRNDELTLSDMSSASSGFSSTDLGTDTFIDKPDHYQESTEIIASLENLNSEIREIWSVLNKRQDSNVPPPPTLMYSYLRWLRFHHLAAQPNNVQGTFGTPNIQSNILSQLTAAQPPTTTQNIIAQYGPNSGFTTSVGTVEKTTSNLMERTWNLRDWLRQARVENTDLINPGQATL
- the Cep164 gene encoding centrosomal protein 164 isoform X1 — protein: MSISQDSAATIVCREVFDATSHPSDEEVLEYARRLGIDPDAEPHLMDLAREGLMAALPKGWRPCYHEATGAWYYYQTSTGTTTWEHPLDAVYKELVEQARAGNARQMSVEEDSKTTAKDLESHEEATLPKEASSSKDITKSSSNTNLPPTRIPTKLTPLKKPEKLEGVRRKESPSQEKQFKPQNDQKLDTPLATDRASRDYTNLKFQDPKFYECPKLLENAASTSATGITASTPPKKELDLKEVLKRSESLSPRNEKWEQLSCKFSSEESIIDIDKLSASTLFKSEKTEKFDKEKHPSQFGQQKELTLSGGGTMFLKSNRSRDNTPSQEAAKLDDFRSVAITDDTTTVGGDRLKSILREKQTEDVEDRPVDEERKSVRFDIEREVDIKFTYSASEDDWESESEEQNVRISAVVTNKVTGSILSSQRSITQSFDDENKEDSESKLDEDTKRSSSSEKTDPSKKNVKIVGKRFVVQNVSETEHRSQMAKESVSRESISRESSLDYVPNKFDKVKNIDLVSKSETDCSVAKSSDSDELRKNKIETEKPNKSAIRFSDERQGDDEVTFDLSRVIQGLDLQRQDSEDSRTVSFGDAVPRRNRGGRGETAIEDRGTRRKSADRPPKRFHRRLYRQTEIDLLKWEYCEKLEKTEKDLEKNFIAEKKLLEKNLSDRLEALRRDMAEKEEREIKNLIAEMDESRLENLKKVKAELEVCYEKERQEILSNLKTELDERKRELLELRNQEMGKLEDEHERDLGEEKLAKLSEMDLTKQHTERIETLKKELEKEFDELCADLRLQQREKIRKMTEEHEKCLADILRDFRIDETVATQQIYKQRLGEIRPDLSRDAEIKTRKLVDQRSFQQDTVDIEKMRSENRLMQDKYTALREKYNKLKNDVRLAVERRRRKVEYTTASETERSTSTRTRTDRTESSEQNTPVRKTRSSSATRNGKPQEAQPAVEQSGDHQQEPDVSGAQKPAATGFQKMATAAGASKSAARIESDDTITASETNANTTKNKKKSFTKRTSSLSRASSNAANNNNNNPENPVENIRKQLEKLEDLGDQLPSNETAYTLRYPFQDKAPVNASSELEFFRHRIHVERDSVRRAQEALRDQEDAFQGRQKAWKQSSARATLEQLVQKERELSDMEVNLHRTKSLLGEKVIHLRHLEQTLERVANARRNENDASSTRNDELTLSDMSSASSGFSSTDLGTDTFIDKPDHYQESTEIIASLENLNSEIREIWSVLNKRQDSNVPPPPTLMYSYLRWLRFHHLAAQPNNVQGTFGTPNIQSNILSQLTAAQPPTTTQNIIAQYGPNSGFTTSVGTVEKTTSNLMERTWNLRDWLRQARVENTDLINPGQATL